cagaaaaaaaacaaacataTAGTTTAAAGAGCTTTTTATTAGAACAAAAGTTTTATCCCATGAAAAAGACAACTTTTACGGGCAGTGAGAATAAATATATTCTAGTTACAAAGGATAATGTCCACTTTGTTCCGGTTAACTTGAAATACTTGACAAGTTTATCCAGTTTCAAAGAAACTGTTCTCTCAAAAGTAGGAATCAATCATAAAAATGTCACATTTCATATGACAGATTTTGATTGCGACATTGGAGCAGCCATTCCTGATGATACTTTAAAATAtctaaagaaaagtttgttcttgaacacttctgaaaaaatctttatcaaagatcaaacaaaaactCAGCAGAAATCGAAACCTACCACCGTCCCTTCAGAAAACAATGTCCCTTTGAAGTCAgtgaaaagcaaaagttCCATGAGATCTGGAACAAGCAGTTTAATCGCATCGACTGATGATGTTTCCATTGTtacttcttcatctgatATAACATCGTTTGATGAACATGCGTCGGGCAGCGGACGCAGGTACCCACAAACCCCCAGTTATTACTACGATAGGGTTCCCAATAGTAACActaatgaagaattaaATTACTGGAATATAAAAGAGGTTCTTTCCTACGAGGAAAATGCACCGAAAATGGTGTTTAGAACAAGTCCTAAACTGGAACTTAGCTTACCAGATAAGACAAATAAGCTGAACATTCCAACGCCTATAACAGAAAACGAAAGCAAAAGTAGTTTTCAAGTATTGAGGAAAGACGAGGGGACCGAAATCGACTTCAACCACCGGAGAGAGTCGCCTTATACAAAACCGGAATTGGCGCCGAAAAGGGAAGCTCCCAAGCCTCCTACAAATACTTCTCCTCAAAGGACATTGTCTACCTCTAAACAGAATAATCCGATGCGCCTAATGAGGGCAAGTACAAAGATTTCGAGAAGCAAAAGATCTAAACCACTACCACCTCAACTATTATCTTCTCCCGTAGAGGCCAGTAGCTCATCTCCTGATTCACTTACCTCCTCATATACCCCAGCTTCAACGCACGTTTTAATTCCCCAACCTTACAAGGGTGCAAATGATGCTATGCGTAGACTGAAAACAGAGCAAGACTCCACTAGCGCGACTTCGTCcctgaaaatgaaacaaaaagtgAATCGCTCCAATTCGACTGTATCGACTTCAAACTCAATCTTTTATTCTCCCTCACCATTATtaaaaagaggaaactCGAAAAGGGTTGTCTCTTCGACATCCGCAGCCGACATATTCGAGGAAAATGATATAACATTCGAAGATGCGCCACCACTGTCAGACGATGATGACAGTGATAACAGTAGCTCTACTTCATCTGATGATATTATCTGGtccagaaaaaaaacaaataccGAGCCAAATAGTGAAAGCAAAAaggataatgataatgataacgATTCAACACATTCTGATGAAATATTCTATGATTCCGAAGTGCGGGACAAagtagaaagaaaaatgactTTTAGACCATCCCCAGAAGTTGTCtatcaaaatttggaaaaattttttcccaGGGCTAATTTGGATAAGCCAATAACTGAAGGAATTGCTTCTCCAACATCTCCAAAATCTTTAGAGAGCTTACTTTCGACAAGAAACATGATCTCACCGAAGACTGAACCAGGCACGCCTTCCCGTCCAGTCCCTCCAGATATCCTCGACAGCTCATACGAGCTAATTCAAGATGGTATTGGCAATAAGAATAAGTTGTTAAATCAAACTAAAACGCCTAAAAGAACTAAAACAATAAGAACCATTGCTCATGAAGCTAGTCTGGCGAGAAAAAATTCGGTCAAGCTGAAAAGGCAAAACACTAAAATGTGGGGAACAAGAACGATCGAAGTGACCGAAAACCATATGGTGTCAATCAATAAAgccaaaaattcaaagggCGAATATAAAGAGTTTGCCTGGATGAAGGGTGAAATGATAGGAAAGGGATCCTTCGGTGCCGTCTATTTATGTTTGAACGTTACTACAGGTGAAATGATGGCCGTTAAACAAGTTGAAGTTCCAAAGTATAGCTCCCAAAATGAAGCTATTTTAGGCACTGTGGAAGCATTAAGATCCGAAGTCTCCACTTTAAAAGATTTGGATCATTTAAATATTGTTCAATATTTAGGTTTtgagaataaaaacaacatTTACAGTTTGTTTTTAGAGTATGTTGCTGGTGGCTCCGTAGGCTCGTTGATTAGGATGTATGGAAGATTCGATGAGTCATTAATCAGGCATTTGACAACACAGGTATTGAAAGGTTTGGCATATTTGCACTCGAAAGGTATTCTCCATAGAGACATGAAGGCGGACAACTTGCTTTTAGATCAAGATGGTATCTGTAAAATTAGCGACTTTGGAATTTCGAGAAAATCGAAGGATATATACTCTAATTCAGACATGACCATGCGGGGAACGGTGTTCTGGATGGCTCCCGAAATGGTCGATACGAAGCAAGGCTACAGTGCGAAAGTTGATATATGGTCTTTAGGATGCATAGTTCTCGAAATGTTTGCTGGTAAACGTCCATGGTCCAACCTAGAAGTTGTTGCTGCTATGTTCAAAATCGGGAAGTCAAAATCCGCACCCCCAATTCCTGAAGATACTTTACCTCTAATATCACAAGTTGGTCGAAGCTTTCTGGATGCCTGTTTTGAGATTAATCCAGAGGAAAGGCCGACAGCTACTGAACTTCTCTCTCACCAATTCAGTCAAGTAGATACAACATTTG
Above is a window of Saccharomyces kudriavzevii IFO 1802 strain IFO1802 genome assembly, chromosome: 10 DNA encoding:
- the BCK1 gene encoding mitogen-activated protein kinase kinase kinase BCK1 (similar to Saccharomyces cerevisiae BCK1 (YJL095W); ancestral locus Anc_1.271); the protein is MPFLRKIAGTAHTHSRSDSNSSIKFGHQPTNSVGSTKSSSKSPRATSRKSIYDDIRNQFPNLTPSTTSHFCETTPATEKSFNWTMDDYISATTLETPTSGPSTVCKGENGPGCFSDSRKSSGSNSVNSLSFDKLILSWDPTDPDEWTMHRVTSWFKFHDFPESWTVFFKKHQLFGHRFIKLLAYDNFAVYEKYLPQTKTASYTRFQQLLKKTMTKNVTNSHIRQKSASKMKGSRSSSESIKSKLKNSKSQEDISNSRSTSESALSPTRSGPPKTDERAFLHSTQTHQKTKSASSLYRRSFISLRGSSSSSVPSVKSPSNIKLSIPARPNSIIEPNSTLNGSTSPPASPSYPSIFRRHHKSSSSESSLLNSLFGTGIGEEPSNKPNSQAHSLSSENLAKGKPKHYETNVSSPLKQSSLHTSDDKGTLWNKFKRKSQMGVPSPNTAASAAPQATPSLKSNSSTATLTMQTNDLAVPSPSSSAPPIPKYVRGNLEVVSTEGTSEVSSTTASSKETYSNYNKSDEVVSVPEKKQTYSLKSFLLEQKFYPMKKTTFTGSENKYILVTKDNVHFVPVNLKYLTSLSSFKETVLSKVGINHKNVTFHMTDFDCDIGAAIPDDTLKYLKKSLFLNTSEKIFIKDQTKTQQKSKPTTVPSENNVPLKSVKSKSSMRSGTSSLIASTDDVSIVTSSSDITSFDEHASGSGRRYPQTPSYYYDRVPNSNTNEELNYWNIKEVLSYEENAPKMVFRTSPKLELSLPDKTNKLNIPTPITENESKSSFQVLRKDEGTEIDFNHRRESPYTKPELAPKREAPKPPTNTSPQRTLSTSKQNNPMRLMRASTKISRSKRSKPLPPQLLSSPVEASSSSPDSLTSSYTPASTHVLIPQPYKGANDAMRRLKTEQDSTSATSSLKMKQKVNRSNSTVSTSNSIFYSPSPLLKRGNSKRVVSSTSAADIFEENDITFEDAPPLSDDDDSDNSSSTSSDDIIWSRKKTNTEPNSESKKDNDNDNDSTHSDEIFYDSEVRDKVERKMTFRPSPEVVYQNLEKFFPRANLDKPITEGIASPTSPKSLESLLSTRNMISPKTEPGTPSRPVPPDILDSSYELIQDGIGNKNKLLNQTKTPKRTKTIRTIAHEASLARKNSVKLKRQNTKMWGTRTIEVTENHMVSINKAKNSKGEYKEFAWMKGEMIGKGSFGAVYLCLNVTTGEMMAVKQVEVPKYSSQNEAILGTVEALRSEVSTLKDLDHLNIVQYLGFENKNNIYSLFLEYVAGGSVGSLIRMYGRFDESLIRHLTTQVLKGLAYLHSKGILHRDMKADNLLLDQDGICKISDFGISRKSKDIYSNSDMTMRGTVFWMAPEMVDTKQGYSAKVDIWSLGCIVLEMFAGKRPWSNLEVVAAMFKIGKSKSAPPIPEDTLPLISQVGRSFLDACFEINPEERPTATELLSHQFSQVDTTFDFKSTRLAKFIKSNDRLNSSKLRITSQENKTA